Part of the Methanofollis sp. genome, CCACCTGGTGACCATCAACAAGTTGATGGACCTTCAGAAGGCCGGGTTCGAGGTGACCGTCCTCCTCGCCGACCTCCATGCCTTCCTCAACCACAAGGGCACGCTCGACGAGGTCCGGGAGACCGCCGAGTACAATCGCCGGTGCTTCGAGGCACTCGGCCTGAAAGACGCAAAGTTCGTCATGGGCACCGACCTTCAACTCAACTCCGAATACGAACTCCTCGTCCTCCAGCTCTCCCAGGAGGTCACGGTCAACCGTGCGCACCGCTCGATGGACGAGGTCGGCCGCGGCATGGACCACCCGGCCGTCTCCCAGATGGTCTACCCGATCATGCAGATGGCCGACATCGCGATGCTCGGCGTCGATGCCGCGGTCGGCGGCATCGACCAGAGGAAGATTCACATGCTCGCCCGCGAGTACCTGCCGGGCATGGGCTACGCCGCACCGGTCTGCATCCACACCCCGATCATCAATGGCCTGGACGGCAAGAAGATGTCCTCGTCTGCCGGAAACCTCATCTCGGTCGCGGACACCGAGGACGAGATCCGGGCGAAGATGAAGAAGGCCTTCTGCCCGCCCGGGATCGAGGAGAACCCGGTGCTCCAGGTGCTCCAGCACCATGTCTTCCCCCGCTTCGAGGCGGTCGTGATGCACAGGCCGGCGAAGTTCGGCGGCGACCTTGAGTTCTCCTCGTACGCCGCGGTGGAGGCCGCGTATGGCGCGGGCCAGGTCCACCCCCTCGACCTGAAGACGATGACCGCCGACTACCTCGCCGAGGTGCTCGCCGGCGTGCACGACGCTGTGGTGTAATACTATGGGTGGGGACAGGGAAGGAAAGGACTTCGACCGAAAGCTCGAGGAGATGGGCATCCGGATCAAGGACGAGAACACCAGGAAGGTGCGGGGCGAGGTCTTCGATGAGAACACTCTCCTTGCCCTGTACCACCTTGTCCACAAGAAGAAGATCTCGGCGATCGGCGGCTCCATCTCCACCGGAAAGGAGGCGAACGTCTTCCTTGGCGAGAGGGAGGGGAAAACGGTCGCCATCAAGATCTACCGGATGAGAACGGCG contains:
- a CDS encoding tyrosine--tRNA ligase — encoded protein: MDPYSLATRNTVEIVTDEELRALLQKPVRRVYAGYEPSGEIHLGHLVTINKLMDLQKAGFEVTVLLADLHAFLNHKGTLDEVRETAEYNRRCFEALGLKDAKFVMGTDLQLNSEYELLVLQLSQEVTVNRAHRSMDEVGRGMDHPAVSQMVYPIMQMADIAMLGVDAAVGGIDQRKIHMLAREYLPGMGYAAPVCIHTPIINGLDGKKMSSSAGNLISVADTEDEIRAKMKKAFCPPGIEENPVLQVLQHHVFPRFEAVVMHRPAKFGGDLEFSSYAAVEAAYGAGQVHPLDLKTMTADYLAEVLAGVHDAVV